The Panicum virgatum strain AP13 chromosome 6K, P.virgatum_v5, whole genome shotgun sequence nucleotide sequence ttccaccttAACCCACGAGGCGGGGATTTCGTGTAACATAACCTAGCATGTAGCTTGTACCAGCCAGCCCGTCCTCCTAAGCCTATTCCAGTGTAGAATGATGCGTCGTCGATGATCCGCCCTAGTTCCctgtgcttgcttgcttgctatCATTTGTCACTCATATAAGGAGTAAGCTAGTTGTGAACTAAACTAGTTGTGAATCTTGTGTTGGTGTGTACTGCGACGTAGCAACGTGTTAATGTGGAAACTCTGATGCTGGGAGCTGCTCGACCATGCAAcgaggtttttttttctctcactcCTGTACGATGTTTTAACAGTGTCTGAAGACGAGCAacgagggttttttttttccgtGCATCAAATATTTTGGTTCCGTGCTTCTGAAGAGTGTGGTCGGTACTGTAGAATAATAGAATTAGTGTAATGGATTATTATATTAGCAAGTTGGTGGACGGCGCCCGCACTCGACGTGGGGCTTTCACACCAAAAGGGGGATATTCCCCGTATGATTTGTACTCTATAAATAGGATCCCAGGGCATGTAAAAGGATGGCCTCCTTATCCAAAAAAAACCAACACACAAGGAGCAAGAACTGAATTCTCAGaatacaggacgtagggtattacgtctTCGGGCGGTTTGAATCTGTCTAAACCTTTGTCTCAGCACTTCCCATGAGGGAGATCTCGCTGGTGTTACACCCCTGGCCGAATATCTAAACAGGGGTTCTCACGAATTTCTGCTTGCGGTACTCACCCACCGTCACCTGTCGTGcggaaagccgaaggctaggtaTGACCTACCCGTCCTAAAGAGCCGGAGGCAACAtaaggaaagtcctgtcgcgcgaaatGCCGAAGACCTGAAAACTCTTATCGAGCAAAATGTCGAAGGCATTGGAATAAATTAGAAATGAAAATGACAAAAGTTTTGCAGGTGCATTAACTGCCAACTTGAGTATGGTGGTGAAATTCTATCTCTGGTTTTCATATTAAACTGTTGAAATAGCAATAAGTTTTCAGTATCATAGGCTTCTCATCAAATATTCATTTCTATCAGTAATAGGCTTTTTCTTCAGACATGAGTTTCGTCAGGCAGACCTTCGTCAAAATGGGCCTTCGTCACTTCTATGTTGCCTCCACCACGAACCCCATACAAGAGGGGCTATAGTGGGGCCAGAGAACTAGCACCTTATGACGAATAAGTCTTGTCTGTTGCTCGTCATTTCAGCTTCGACGACGAATTAGGacttcgccctcgtcgacagagttcggctcgaggggtTCGCCTTCTACTTTGGCGACCACGACTTCGGCTTCGCCCTCGTCAacagagttcggctcgaggggctcgctgtCTACCTTCGGCGACCATGACTTCGGCTTTGCCCTTGTCGACAGAGTTCGGGTCAAGGGACGCGCCTACTCTTGGGAATGGATGGACATCCATAACCCAATTGGAGGAATCTAATTAAAATCCAACTAAAATAAGCATATATCCAATCCAATCCTAATAATTAGTCTCCAACATTCAATTCAGTCCAATCCAACTCTCTTTAATCCAAATCCATCCAATATAATCCAAAATCCATGTAGTGTGAGCCATAAACAATCAGTATGCTTGGACGTCCGACAAACTCGCTGATGAGAAAAAAGCTACCCAACCTTCTCGCCGGTTCACCAGCCCGCAGCTCGCCGACTCCGCTCGTTTCTCGCCTGCCCGCACCGAGCTCCACTCGCCGTCGCGCCGGACTCCGTCCGCGGCACGCTCACTTCGCCACCTCTGCGCCCGCGCCAACTGCCGATCACCAGCCGCACTGCCTCATCTCCGTTTTCCATCTCTGATTGGTCAGTAGGGCTAGAGAATTGAGATAGCGTTAGGCACGGGTACTGAATGGCGATGCTGAGGTGCTTCAAATGGAGGCCAAGGATGCGGACGTCGACATTCAGATCGAGACTATCAAGAATTAGATAGATGCCGCACTGGAGCGGTGGCGTGGGGATGAGGTCGTGCGGCCTGGTGGTTGCGTGCGCTTGGCCACGGCGGCAACGAGCACGGGCAGGCGAGAAGAGGCGCAGCGGCCGGGAGAGAGAGCAAGACGCGCGGCGGTAGAGAAGACGTGCGTGCGCTTCCTGGTAGCTCTCCCCTCCGCTAGTCCAACAAGATTTGGATTATCTTTTTTACTTTTATCCAATAGAATCCAATCCTAATTGATTTAATGTGAATGGATGTCCATATCCAACTACATCCAAAACCATTAGAATTCAGGTTCCAAAATCTATTTGGATTTGGATTTagtccaatccattcccaggagTAGGCGcgccttctacttcggcgacCACGACTTTGGCTTCACCCTCGTCGACAGAATTCGGCttgaggggctcgccttctacttcAGAGACCATGACTTCAGTTTCGCCGTCGTCgacagagttcggctcgaggggctcgccgtatACCTTCAGCGACAACGACTTCggcttcgccctcgtcgacagagttcggctcgaggCGCTCGCTGTCTACTTCGACGACCATGACTTCAACTTCACACTCGTTGACAGAGTTtggctcgagggcctcgcctTCTACTTCGGTGACGATGACTTTGGCTTCGCCTTCATCGACAGAGTTCGGCTCGAAGGGCTCATCGTCTACCTTCGGTGACCAAGACTTCggcttcgccctcgtcgacagagttcgactcaaggggctcgccgtctaccttcggcgacgacgacttcgGCCTTCACCCTCGTCGATTCAGTCCGActggaggggctcgccgtccaccTTCGGCGACGACTACTTCGGCCTTCTCACTCGTTGATACAGTTCGACTCGAGGGGCTCGTCGTCCACCTTCGGCGACGACTGCTTCGACCTTTGCCCTCGTCAATACAGTTcgactcgaggggctcgccgtccaccTTTGGCGATGACTTCTTCGGCCTTCGCCCTTGTCGATATAGTTCGACTCGAGGGGCTCGTCGTCTAGCTTCGGCGACGACTGCTTCGATCTTCGCCCTCGCCGATATAGTTTGGCTCGAGGGGCTCTCCGTCCATCTTTGGCGACGACTGCTTCAACCTTTGCCCTCATCGATACAGTTcgactcgaggggctcgccatctACCTTTGGCGATGACTActtcggccttcgccctcgtcgaTATAGTTCGACTTGAGGGGCTCGTCGTCCACTTTCGGCGACGACTGTTTCAACCTTCGCCCTCGTCGATACAGTTCGACTCGAGGGACTCGCCGTCCATCTTCGGCGACGACTGCTTCGACATTCGCCCTCGTCGATACAGTTCaactcgaggggctcgccgtctaccTTCGGTGACGACTActtcggccttcgccctcgtcgaTATAGTTCGACTTGAGGGACTCGTTGTCCACCTTCGGCAACGACAGCTTCGACCTTCGCCCTCGTCGATACAGTTCGACTCGAGGGACTCGCCGTCCATCTTCGGCGATGAATGCTTTGACATTCGCCCTCGTCGATACAGTTCaactagaggggctcgccgtctaccTTCGGCGACGACTACTTCGGCCTTCGCCCTTGTCGATACAGTTCGACTCGAGGGGCTCGCTATCCACATTTGGCAACGACTACTTCAGCATTCACCCTCGTCGTTACAGTTcgactcgaggggctcgccgtctaccTTCGGTGACGACTACTTTGACCTTCGCCCTCGTCAATACAGTTCGACTTGAGGGGCTCACCGTCCAACTTCGGCGAGGACTACTTCAACCTTCGGCACTACTCCTACTACTTGGTGGAGTCTTCTCCCCAACAACTGCATCTCCCTATTCGTCAGCAACTATTGCATCTCGACAATAAAGGTTTGTGCAATAACTTCAAGTTGCTATATCAATTTCAAGTTTGTTCTATTCTACAAGAAGATCTAGTTGTTTTCTTTGGGGACGAAGTTAGCATTTCTTTAATGATTAGCAAAAAGCTAAGGATTACATCTGGTGATGGGtgatttttacaaaaaaaaagtaaagatACCACTACtgcaaaaatgatttgtagcaacaccccaaattttttttagggCGGACCAAAATATCACCCATTGCTACAAACATAGCGGAGCTACTGTAGGATccgacccgcccctagaaaagtatttttaggggcgggtgaccccctcacccgcccctaaaaataggcgtcattttcaggggcggttcATGGCGTCACCCACCTCTAAAAATgagcatttctaggggcgggtgacgccacaAACCGCTCATAAAAATGgtggcatttgtaggggcgggtcatgccaccacccgcccctaaaaatgtattttttaggggcggggGATAgtatgacccgcccctacaaatggctccacgaaaaaaaatcataactttttcatatgatctcggatgaagtcaaactttaGTTATACTTTAAAGTTTTCACAACCTTAACCTTTATATAAACTGAAATATATTtggcatatttttttatatttctatagttcacaataactATAGTGTTgaagtttcacaattttttaatttgttttgctaTATGTAAACAACTAAATAAATTTtcagataaaatagaaaaatatttttaggggcgggtgatggcatcacccgcccctagaaatgcatttgtagggcgggtgatggcgtcacccgcccctacaaatattttttaatttattttgcaaaatcgtttaatttaaaataaattgcaAACAATCTTGAAAAATTAAAACTATTCAGACCAACAAAACTAGAAAAAAATATGACAAATGTATATCATTGTATCTAATAATTAGATGTTCGAAAAACATAAAGTTAGGCTTAACTTGTATGAGATAAGTTAGTGTGGGAGCTATTCATTGTGGTTTCCACACTTTGAACTAATATGAACACTCAAATTAAATTTTGGTATTTTTTCTAGATTAGACAGGTCGCAGTAAGCTTCTGGTAAAAATTGCACATTTTTTAAAagtattttaatatttttaatgaGTTAAATAAGTTTTTAGAATAAATTGAAAAATTATTTATAAAAACAGATGGGAACAtcacccgtccctacaaatctatttttaggtGCAGGCGGgtgcgtcacccgcccctagaaatagaACTGAAACTGTCCTGGAATCCACGTGATGTGCAAAACTGCGACCCTATTGGCTCAAATGAGTTCTGTAGGATCGCGGGGTCCACtagcccctctctctctccgttATCTCTTTCCTCAACCTTATCTCCTCCCGGTCTCCATCGCCAGCTCGCTCCTCCCAGTTCTCCATCGCCTACCTCAAGCTCCTCAAGACAAAGCTAATCCTCCTCCATGACATATCTGATTCTCGAGCAGCACCGCCACGGCTCCTTCTCTTGTCAGGAAGCGTGCTTGACCTCGTCCATCTCAAGCAGGTGTGGCCGGCAGGGTTAAccaaaccgaccggtccggtcaaaccgccgccctccggtagcggtttaccggaccggtttgattgGTAActggtggaaaccggttgaattcaaatccaaattcaaataaatttaaaatctcccgtgcaaccggttccgaccggtttactggccggttttaccggtttaccggccggtttgaccggtttgaattcaaatccaaattcaaaagctcccgtgcaactgatttaccggtcggtttgatcggtttaccggtgggccttaatgggccggcccatttttttcttttttgatttaaatttaaatccccgcaaactatactaaataaacgaatttttgagaaaatttgacaccattagattcatcgcaccttgaagtatttttaggaattttttgggaatttttcattttttgaattcaaatttgaattttgaattttggccggttgggtaccggccaaAACCagaaccggcccggaccggtttgaccggtaaccggtcaaaccggacctgttcccaccggtttggtgaaccctggtgGCCGGCATCTCTGCAGAATTGGGTGGCCGCGTGCTTGACCACCGGCATCTCTTGCAGGTGCGGGGTGGGGCACGGCCGCTGCGCCTGACGACCACGGCCGGTGGGGCACGGCGAGagcgcggccggcggggcaCACGACCGGCGGGCACAGCTGCTGGGGCACTTTGATCCGCGGGCATGACGGCCGACAGGGCACGACGGTGTGAGCACGGCCGGCGGAGCACGACCGGTGGGGAGcagcctccgcggcggcgggacccGCGGCGAGGCACGACGTCCTACAGCTCTAtgccgcggccggcgggggcgcagcctccgcagcggcgcgggcgctCCTCCCCGGCCCAGATCTAGCTGACGGCCGTCTTCCCCGACCCTCCCCGCAACTGGATCCGGTGGCAAAGTCGCGGACATGGCGGCTGCGACACGGATCCGTCTCCCCTGCTCTCCCTTCCCCGCCGCGTGGTGTTGCTCGGCGCAAGAATGTTGGGGCAGCTTGTGCAGCCGCAGGGAGCCAGCGATGGCGCGGGCGTTGCGTGGCCGTGGGGAGTTGCGCGCAACCTCCTGCGACCAGTGCGGGCGCGAGGGCGCGGAGGCCAGCGGGACGCCTGCGAGGCGGTGCCTGgcctattttttttgttttttaattagtttCTAGGGGCAGGTGATCCCCtcacccgtccctacaaatcaatttgtagCGGGTGAGGGCATGATCCGCCACTACAAATGGATTTTCAGGGACGGGTGGGCTTGTggaccgcccctacaaatgtatttctaggggcggttGAGGGGGTGGCCCGTCTCTGGAAATGGATTTTTAGGTGTGGGTTCGTTGCCTGTTTCTGAAAAAGAGGTATTTTTAGCAGCGAGAACTAGCCACAAATTTTCTACCCGCCTATAAAAATAGCGTTTTACCTGCCCCTATAAATTTTTATTGTAGTAGTGTACATCTCCCCCACATGAATTCAGCATAAGCTCTAATCCGGGAAAAAAACTGCACAATTTAATCTTTGAGAATCAACCTATAATCCCTGTGAAAACTGCACATTATAATCATCATATATGCAATACATCATCCCCTGTAACgctttctaaaaaaattcacATATCCTAGTTCACACAAGAGCATTATCATCATAGGGAAGCACATTCATCACGATACAGGGGAGCACATCATCACAAAATCAATAAGGGGTTGATGATaactaggcccgatcttccgagaggtaggggtaaattcgattggtggagatcTCGATGTTGACGATCCGGCTTCAAATCAGCAAGATTCGAACTCTGCAACCgctacaccactgctccgttggttattaaccaagcacaacttgattgacctcgccgagaaggctttttctgcaagcgaatcgaaggacacaagcaagaagatgtaaacaaCGCAATATGATATTACAAATAGGGATGAAGCGAATCGAAAGAGGagttcaagaactcgattccaaaggactaatcgatacagtggaggagatcaagaacggggccCTGGATCACAATGAATCAATCTCTgtttctcgaaggaaaacacaagaactaaacaaaacccaagtctaacaacagcggctactgagtttatgaGCTAGGGGCAAcctagggttgggggcgacCAGGGGTGGGGCGCCCACAACTTGGGCTTAAGGCCCAACACGATACAAAGTCTGAAAAGGCCCAAAACAGGTGTCGTAGCACCTTTCCGTGGTCACACAGAATGATCCACTAGGCTTCTGGAGCTGGGACCAGAACCAAAAGAAGCGTCTCATCGTCACGATTCCAACACATCCAAGATCACCTCATTCCGACTCCATATGAGGGAGATATCATCGAAACCGTGCAGGGGTGTTGGCTGAATCCGAGATGAACGTGAAGACCGAGTTGGAGTCGACTTGTAACTTGGAGATGAGGCCGGTTCGTGCATGTCCAGCGtggcgatgtcctcatcaggGGTGattctcagaaaaaaaaatcacacatgaaCATCAATGTATTTTACATATTTTACACAGATTCTTCACGAGCATCATTGCCTTATTAGAAATTCTACACAGATTCATCATGCATAAGCATCATTCCATTTTGATGCAGGAAAGGAGGAGAAGAGCGCGGATGACCTCATTTTGTCGACGAGGCGGAGGGTGCGGTGCAACGACGAGCGATGGAAGAAGCTTGTCCCGCGCCGGCTGCCGCTTCTCCTCCGGTGCTCATCAATGCTACCCTTTCCCGGGGAGTCGCCACCTCCCCTGCTAGATGCCGGCTCGACAATCTCGTTCGCGCGCGGTCCATGGCTTCGTCCAGGGGAATCCTCGTCGCAGCCGCTAGTGGATGCCGTCGACCAGGGCTCGTCGCGTAGTCGCCCCCCACCATCGATGCAGCCCACTGAAGTAGTCGCCGTCCCGGCTTGTAGCTTCCCTGGGGTCTCCTATCTGCGGCACCGCTCGCAAACCCTCTCGGGATGCCGAGTcgctgctccgccgctcgccgcagcCCTGTGTGGCCGCTCGTCGCTTGCCGCGGCCCCACCCTACAGCCTCTGGTCTGTTGCTCCATTGCCTCCTCGCTCTTTTTTTTAGGGGTGCACCACACTACTTAATGATCAGTAAAGCTGGTACAAACTCCATCCGGAGAAAATAAGAACCAAACATGCCTCCCTTCGATCTCGATCTCGTAGATCGAGCTTCTAGCTAGCCTGTGAGCATCAACATTCGACGCCCTACTTTCATGAACAATCTCGGCCCTGTCGAAAGTCGCCATGCCTGCCTTTAGCTCCCTAATCACCTGGCCATAGCAACCCATCCCGGGTCCCTCCAAATTCTTCACCACAGTGGCACAGTCCTCGACAGAAGATCAGTTGCAAGGGCCAAAACAAGGCTGCGCAAAGGATAGCAGTCTGCCAGGCCTCGCGCAAGTGACGAAATGCTTCCGGGGGTCTATGTTGGCCTGCTGGGCCGCGGAGCGCCTTCGGTCGGTGGCGCAACCCGTCGTCTGATAGagttaggggtggtaaagggcccaacattttgaactagaaaatctaagggccgggctctaatcttatacaattttgaactaaaaaatttaaagatcttgttgggctgtgaagaggccactagggccatggaCCATTACCACCTCTAGATAGAGTTTACCATTTTCATGAGTTCCGGAAGCTTTCGAAGTTTGGGCTAACATATGTCTTGAGTCATTATTTTGGGTCAGCATAGATCTTGGATCATGTTTTGGGCTGGCTCACAGAAACACTTTCTCCAGGAGTTTGGGCTGGCAGGCTGGGCATTCAACCGACCTCACCCAAAAACCAGGTGGGGTGCCCTGCATCCGATTGAACCCAACCCAACAGAGCTTGACCTGCCTCCGGGgttcctccgccgccgtcgtcgatgGCCGACCTAGCGGTGCTCACGGACGACGTCCTAGCGGAGATCCTCCTTCGCGTACCTTCGCCGCGGGACCTTGCGCGCGCCTCCGCGTCGTGCGCCTCCTTCCGGCGGgtcgcctcctcctcgtgcTTCCTCCGCCGCTTCCGCCCCCTCCACGCGCCGCCCCCGCTCGGCGTCTTCTGCTGCTACCCTGCCGGCCGTGGCGGCACGGCAGGATCCCAGTTCCACGCAGCCCTGTCGCCTCACCCCTCGGCGCCCCTCGCCCGCGCGGTCGCCAGTTCAGCCGACTTCTCCTTCGCCTtcctcccgccgcccgccgacgactGGCTCGTCCGCGACAGCCGTGACGGCCGCTTCCTCCTGGACCGCACGCGGGATGGCTCCACCGCCTTCACCGAGGTTGCCATATGCGACCCTCTGTTCCGGAGGTACCGTCTGCTCCCGCCCATCCCCGACTACCTCGCCGCCTCCGTGGGAAATCCCTACGTCCAGCGCGGCGGGGATGGTGAGTCGCAATCACGAAGCAACGAAATATTCCTGGCTTCTCGTAGTCATGACAGTGTCAATGAGGAGGACCCGGCGTTCACTGTGATTTGGATGGCATGCTGTCGAGGGAAGCTGGTCGCGTTCTTCTACTCGTCAGAGTCACAGCAATGGTGTGTGCTTTCACCTCCAGAACACTACGCTCTGAGCACCAGAAGAGTCATGGGCGTTCGTCTAGGACAGCGCAACCATGCTCATGGTTGTTTCTACTGGAAGGTAGCCCTCACGCATAGGTGGCTTGTGTTGGACACCTGCAAAATGGAGTTCTCTGTCATAGACATCTCGCTTGTCCTGTCAGGCTGTGTGATGATGTTCAGTAATCAAATTACCACTCTGGAGTCAAGTGATGGCAGGACTACTGTTGTGGTCTCTGATGTTTTCCGATCAGATAAAAGATGTGTGCTGTACTTTTATGCATTCATGTATTTCAGGGACTCGTGGCAGCTTCTGAACAGAGTGACCTTGCCTGAGGAATGGGGGTATCGATTTAGAGGCATTATAGGTTCTGCTGAGGGATACTTATTTATAAAACTAGATCACCCTAAGGAGAACCTGAATGATCAGAGCGAGCGACATGTGGAATATTTTTCACTTGATGTCAAGACCATGCAGCTTGGGAGTTTCTGTCGGACAACCCTTACTGTCAGCGAAGCCTACCTGTATTGTGGTTTTCCTCCATCGCTATTGCTTCCTTCTATATGATTAGGTATGTTATGCTCTGAAGTCCTAACTTACAAGCGCCATTTATGCAGCTTTTGTGATGAGTCATATAAGATACTGTTTGGTAGTATGCTTATGTCGTTTAAATGGTTGTTCTTTTATCACTTATCAGAAGcaaaatatatatattctttGAGGCCTTGCATCACTACACTTTTTTCTGAAACTGATCCTACCCAGTTATTATTTGATAGTATTCCAACAattttactacttttacatCTATGTTCCAATGATTGTTCTTGTCTATTAATAGTATGGAATAAACAATTGTACTTGGAGCTGGAGGCTTGCCTATATTTATacaagttcttttttttttcttttttccttgttGGCCACTTCTCATGttaggtttcatctctagccgaCCAGGCAACCAcaacttgcttgggactaaAATGGATTCTTTGGTATTTTTCCATCACCATACTCTTAGTTGAGATACAATGAACAAACAAAAAGGAAGATAAAGGAGCATAACATCCTATCAATTGCAAATGATTAAGATATCAtgtgaaacttttttttttgatacaCTGGAGTGGCAGCTGGTGCACATACGGTTTCAATTCACAGCTCACTTGTCTCATTTGAGAAAAGGTTTTCAAATAGGACTACTTAACCATGGAATTCATATACCACAGGTGGCCGGGGCTGTGTATGGCAACAACCCAGGAGGATAGAGATATGGTGGAGATCAATTGGTTGAGATTGTTAGGGCCAGACTAAGCTCCATATTAATAGCATTTAGCTGCTGTTTGAACTAAACAATCTATCTAGTCTCCCTGTTTCCATCTATCATGCCTTTGTTGGTAAGGTAGCTGACAACTGTGCCTAGGCCTCCCATGGCAATATACCCACAAACAGACCTGCTTAAAAAGCATTCCTTTTAGCATATCCTAGATCTATATGCTACCCTTATTTATTTCAAGAGCAGCAAAGACAAAGTGATTGAGGGAATAAACCCCTTAAAAACTTAATGTATGTGAGAGCTTAGAAACCTTTAGTAATTATGAACCATTGACTAACCTGAAGCATCCCACTCTCCCTTTTACCATGAG carries:
- the LOC120712087 gene encoding uncharacterized protein LOC120712087, yielding MADLAVLTDDVLAEILLRVPSPRDLARASASCASFRRVASSSCFLRRFRPLHAPPPLGVFCCYPAGRGGTAGSQFHAALSPHPSAPLARAVASSADFSFAFLPPPADDWLVRDSRDGRFLLDRTRDGSTAFTEVAICDPLFRRYRLLPPIPDYLAASVGNPYVQRGGDGESQSRSNEIFLASRSHDSVNEEDPAFTVIWMACCRGKLVAFFYSSESQQWCVLSPPEHYALSTRRVMGVRLGQRNHAHGCFYWKVALTHRWLVLDTCKMEFSVIDISLVLSGCVMMFSNQITTLESSDGRTTVVVSDVFRSDKRCVLYFYAFMYFRDSWQLLNRVTLPEEWGYRFRGIIGSAEGYLFIKLDHPKENLNDQSERHVEYFSLDVKTMQLGSFCRTTLTVSEAYLYCGFPPSLLLPSI